CCATGCGATGGCAAGTTGTGAGGGTGTGATTCCTTTTTCTGCTGCGAGCTGTTGAATTTCAGCCACTAATTCAAGATTTTTATAAAAATTATCACCCTGAAAACGTGGAATGGTTCTCCGGAAATCGTCAGCCGGAAAGTCGTCCGGGCTTTTTAGGTCGCCGGTCAGAAAGCCTCTGCCGAGCGGCGAATAGGAAACAAAACCAATACCCAGTTCTTTCAATGTGTCGAACAGGCCATTCTCTTCTGGTGCTCTTTCAAAAAGCGAATATTCGGTCTGCACTGCACTGATTGGATGGATGCTGTGTGCCCTTCTCAACGTCTGCGCTGATACCTCCGACAAACCAATGTACTTCACCTTGCCCGATTGCACCAGCTCGGCCATCGTGCCAACGGTATCCTCAATGGGTGTTTCAGGGTCGACGCGATGCAGATAATAAAGGTCAATGTAGTCGGTGCCCAGGTTCTTAAGCGAACGTTCCACCGATTTTTTCACATACTCAGGACGACCATTGATTCGCCAGGTAAGCTGTTCATTGTCATCTACTTCGTAGCCGAATTTGGTGGCGATAATATATTGGTCCCGGTGTCCCTTGATTGCTTTACTGATCAACCTTTCGTTGA
The genomic region above belongs to Dyadobacter pollutisoli and contains:
- a CDS encoding aldo/keto reductase — protein: MSSIQTTKLGSQGLEVPVEGLGCMGMTSLAGMNIYGVADETESIATIHRALELGVNFLDTADLYGPLLNERLISKAIKGHRDQYIIATKFGYEVDDNEQLTWRINGRPEYVKKSVERSLKNLGTDYIDLYYLHRVDPETPIEDTVGTMAELVQSGKVKYIGLSEVSAQTLRRAHSIHPISAVQTEYSLFERAPEENGLFDTLKELGIGFVSYSPLGRGFLTGDLKSPDDFPADDFRRTIPRFQGDNFYKNLELVAEIQQLAAEKGITPSQLAIAWTLAKGTVPIPGTKRVKYLEDNVAAASVTFTDTELAHLESILPLGSIAGERYDESAMAGVNL